TGCAGCGGTTGATTTGGTCGTACCATCCGGTCGGTTCGACTACAaaccaacatttttcttccacgttgtCGTTCACTCGAGCGCGACGGTAGAAAATTCAAGATCGTTAGGGACGGATTACACCCTCGAAGGTACAATGTCGTGTACCCCGGACCCGATAAGTTTGTGGTGTTGTTTCAAGAACACTAAGATAACGCACGATCAGATATTTCTCAACTATTCGTCGAGAACGATTTTACCAGCGGATCCGACGACCGACGATCCCGCGACGATAACGAACGAGAAATTTCTTCTTGAATTCGACGAGACAGGGGTGAAGATATCGTCCTGCAACGAGAAGTCCGAACGATCCTTGAGAATGATACAAAAGATAGTTGATCTGTTGAACGTCGACGTTGATTTCGATGGTGAAAGGCGGGGCTCCTCGAGGCTCGAAACGCTCACGATCGTCGACGATTGTCCGGTCAAAACGCGAGCCAATTTCCGCCCACTCGCTCATTCCAATCCGAGGAAGCTCGAGGATGGTTTCTTCAAGTTAATGTCACATCCGGACGACTTCGACGAGACCGCAGTTTGGGTTTTAGACGTCAATCGTACCAAAGAAATAGCCAATTGCAAACGCTCgcaagattttttcttcggcAGTCGTGGACACAACGATGTCCTGCACGGCAGTAAACTTTCCTCGAACGTGGTGAATTCCTAGACAAAATATTCgtcattacatttttttctatcattcgctatttttcattattttatcctCCTAAATActaaaaggtttttttttcatatttgctCAATTGACAGACCTCATCGACGAATAAGATTaaaatgacgaatgaaaacttTACCTCGACGAGCTACACCGAAGGCACgatgacatcgaaaaccatcaaGTTCCTTGTCAAAGACACCATCACTGTTTCCAT
This sequence is a window from Venturia canescens isolate UGA chromosome 8, ASM1945775v1, whole genome shotgun sequence. Protein-coding genes within it:
- the LOC122415049 gene encoding uncharacterized protein isoform X2, with protein sequence MKFFVIPYLLAVDLVVPSGRFDYKPTFFFHVVVHSSATVENSRSLGTDYTLEGTMSCTPDPISLWCCFKNTKITHDQIFLNYSSRTILPADPTTDDPATITNEKFLLEFDETGVKISSCNEKSERSLRMIQKIVDLLNVDVDFDGERRGSSRLETLTIVDDCPVKTRANFRPLAHSNPRKLEDGFFKLMSHPDDFDETAVWVLDVNRTKEIANCKRSQDFFFGSRGHNDVLHGSKLSSNVTSSTNKIKMTNENFTSTSYTEGTMTSKTIKFLVKDTITVSIDLNDIYVPAA
- the LOC122415049 gene encoding uncharacterized protein isoform X1 — protein: MAKVRGEKRCKRSLFSFAAVDLVVPSGRFDYKPTFFFHVVVHSSATVENSRSLGTDYTLEGTMSCTPDPISLWCCFKNTKITHDQIFLNYSSRTILPADPTTDDPATITNEKFLLEFDETGVKISSCNEKSERSLRMIQKIVDLLNVDVDFDGERRGSSRLETLTIVDDCPVKTRANFRPLAHSNPRKLEDGFFKLMSHPDDFDETAVWVLDVNRTKEIANCKRSQDFFFGSRGHNDVLHGSKLSSNVTSSTNKIKMTNENFTSTSYTEGTMTSKTIKFLVKDTITVSIDLNDIYVPAA